The Immundisolibacter cernigliae genome has a window encoding:
- a CDS encoding type II toxin-antitoxin system Phd/YefM family antitoxin, producing MRYISATEAKQRLAALLDAAQSEPVVIRRQKRDVAVLLSARDYERLRALNVEEFERFCDRIGERAAARGLTENTLADLLADEG from the coding sequence ATGCGTTATATCTCCGCCACTGAAGCCAAGCAGCGGTTGGCCGCGCTGCTGGATGCGGCACAGAGCGAGCCGGTGGTGATTCGTCGCCAGAAGCGGGATGTCGCCGTGCTGCTATCGGCCCGTGACTATGAACGCCTGCGGGCGCTGAATGTGGAAGAGTTCGAGCGCTTCTGCGACCGCATCGGCGAGCGCGCGGCGGCCCGTGGCCTGACCGAAAACACCTTGGCCGACCTGCTGGCTGATGAAGGCTAG
- a CDS encoding putative toxin-antitoxin system toxin component, PIN family, translating into MKARTRVVVDTNVLLSRLLVPSSVPAQAVRRTVDQGQILASEATLEELADVLSRPKFDRYLTVSERQQFLRLFMRIAQWVPILHPVQACRDPRDDKFLALAVNGEAGVIITADQDLLVLDPFRDVRILEPAAYLAQTG; encoded by the coding sequence ATGAAGGCTAGAACACGTGTCGTAGTCGACACCAACGTTCTGCTGAGCCGGTTATTGGTGCCAAGTTCCGTGCCCGCGCAAGCCGTGCGCAGGACCGTGGATCAGGGGCAGATCCTGGCCAGCGAAGCGACGCTCGAAGAACTCGCGGACGTACTGTCGCGGCCCAAATTCGACCGCTACCTGACGGTTTCCGAACGGCAGCAGTTTTTACGGTTGTTCATGCGCATCGCGCAGTGGGTCCCCATCCTGCACCCCGTGCAGGCCTGCCGCGACCCGCGCGACGACAAGTTCCTGGCGCTGGCGGTCAACGGGGAGGCCGGGGTGATCATCACCGCTGATCAGGACTTGCTGGTTCTCGATCCGTTTCGCGATGTTCGCATCCTGGAGCCCGCCGCCTACCTTGCCCAAACGGGCTGA
- a CDS encoding glycosyltransferase, translating into MPALYQPLDVVAVMNTPGAFGDYSYPIKLYEAMACGRPVVASRTASTAHGICRRLRDVPDRLVAPGDAAALAGALVAALDLGAVDYGPQSGWGASGAELEAAMRRIGGRSGCGLSRWRGGAVFHRAAQLRSYNKEAPSPLPLSRERGMPSAGRRRGSIVGARLAGRCALAWRPCGLPVHHAAKLRSHSAQVQQGEAALHRMEPSSRRWPLGRRPAAVPLCGAAQVLLCGCLFAQLAETAPAERLLDALAQFVRFAKQAAGARLFRSFTFVVHVVLRCQHK; encoded by the coding sequence ATGCCGGCGCTGTATCAGCCACTGGACGTGGTGGCGGTGATGAACACGCCGGGCGCGTTCGGCGATTACAGCTACCCCATCAAGCTGTACGAGGCGATGGCCTGCGGCCGGCCGGTGGTGGCTTCGCGCACCGCGAGCACGGCCCATGGTATTTGCAGACGCCTGCGGGATGTTCCGGACCGGCTGGTGGCGCCGGGCGATGCGGCGGCGCTGGCCGGCGCGCTGGTGGCGGCTCTGGACCTTGGGGCGGTGGACTATGGCCCGCAGTCGGGCTGGGGCGCATCGGGCGCGGAGTTGGAGGCGGCAATGCGGCGGATCGGCGGGCGGTCCGGCTGCGGCCTGAGCCGCTGGCGGGGCGGCGCCGTTTTTCATCGCGCAGCGCAGCTGCGCTCCTACAACAAGGAAGCACCCTCTCCCCTGCCCCTCTCCCGCGAGCGGGGGATGCCGTCCGCGGGGCGGCGGCGGGGATCGATTGTAGGAGCCCGGCTTGCCGGGCGATGCGCCCTTGCATGGCGCCCTTGCGGGTTGCCGGTCCATCACGCAGCAAAGCTGCGCTCCCACAGTGCGCAGGTGCAACAAGGCGAAGCCGCATTGCACCGGATGGAGCCTTCATCGCGGCGCTGGCCGCTCGGCAGGCGGCCCGCCGCCGTGCCGTTATGTGGCGCAGCGCAGGTCCTGTTGTGCGGCTGCCTCTTTGCGCAGCTTGCCGAAACCGCGCCGGCCGAGCGTCTTCTCGACGCCCTTGCCCAGTTTGTTCGGTTTGCAAAGCAGGCAGCCGGCGCGCGATTGTTTCGGTCGTTTACGTTTGTGGTTCATGTCGTGCTTCGTTGTCAGCACAAGTAG
- a CDS encoding DUF433 domain-containing protein encodes MEQLDRITQQPGVMGGKACIRGMRVTVGMVVGQVGAGHGIDEILADYPYLEREDILQALRYAAWRAEEREVTLASE; translated from the coding sequence ATGGAACAACTCGACCGCATTACCCAGCAGCCCGGCGTGATGGGCGGCAAGGCCTGCATACGCGGAATGCGCGTGACGGTCGGCATGGTCGTGGGGCAGGTCGGTGCGGGGCACGGCATTGACGAAATCCTGGCCGACTACCCGTACCTGGAACGCGAGGACATCCTGCAGGCGCTGCGCTACGCCGCTTGGCGAGCCGAGGAACGCGAGGTCACGCTGGCCTCTGAATGA
- a CDS encoding type II toxin-antitoxin system HicB family antitoxin yields the protein MTLDRDEDGVWTAQCPAIPGCLSQGETKDEAVESIEHAIALCLEVRAEKGLPLTIEARQIEVVAERCCV from the coding sequence ATCACATTGGACCGGGATGAAGACGGCGTATGGACTGCTCAATGCCCGGCGATTCCTGGCTGCCTTAGCCAGGGCGAAACCAAAGATGAAGCGGTTGAGAGCATCGAACACGCCATAGCGCTGTGCCTTGAGGTACGGGCAGAAAAAGGACTGCCACTCACCATCGAGGCCCGGCAAATCGAGGTTGTCGCTGAACGGTGTTGCGTCTAA
- a CDS encoding DUF1778 domain-containing protein, translated as MSTLNLSKTERIDVRASAPVKQLLQEAARACHKNVSEFLLDAGVTAAAQTLADRRQFVLDEAQWQAFQEALDRSVQGKPRLKKLLDEPGVLG; from the coding sequence ATGAGCACGCTGAATCTTTCCAAGACTGAGCGCATCGACGTCCGTGCAAGCGCGCCGGTCAAGCAGCTGCTGCAGGAAGCGGCGCGCGCCTGCCACAAGAACGTCAGCGAGTTCCTGCTCGACGCAGGCGTGACGGCTGCGGCGCAGACGCTGGCGGATCGTCGCCAGTTCGTGCTGGACGAGGCGCAGTGGCAGGCGTTCCAGGAAGCGCTGGATCGGTCGGTGCAAGGCAAGCCGCGCCTGAAGAAGCTGCTGGATGAGCCCGGGGTGCTCGGTTGA
- a CDS encoding GNAT family N-acetyltransferase encodes MSNGYAPVRKLAATDQTDAFDCGQAALNQFLQRYALVNQKANSAQTYVCCQGDVVVGFYSLAVGSVDPDAAPSRVMKGLARHPVPVMILARLAVDREHQRKGLGQALLKDALLRTAQAADIAGIRCLLVHAKDDAARRWYESWEFEPSPTDPYHLFLMLKDLRSLLN; translated from the coding sequence TTGAGCAATGGCTACGCACCCGTTCGCAAGCTTGCAGCCACGGATCAAACCGATGCCTTCGACTGCGGCCAGGCCGCGCTGAACCAGTTCCTGCAGCGCTACGCGCTCGTCAACCAGAAGGCCAACAGCGCGCAGACCTACGTCTGCTGCCAGGGTGACGTGGTGGTCGGCTTCTACAGCCTCGCCGTCGGCAGCGTCGATCCGGATGCCGCGCCGTCGAGGGTGATGAAGGGGCTGGCGCGTCACCCGGTGCCGGTGATGATCTTGGCCCGGCTCGCAGTGGACAGGGAGCATCAGCGCAAAGGCCTGGGTCAAGCTTTGCTCAAGGATGCACTGCTACGCACGGCCCAGGCCGCCGACATCGCCGGCATTCGCTGCCTGCTGGTGCACGCCAAGGATGATGCGGCGCGGCGCTGGTACGAGTCCTGGGAATTCGAGCCCAGCCCGACCGATCCGTACCACCTGTTCCTGATGCTCAAGGATCTGAGGAGTTTGTTGAACTGA
- a CDS encoding MBL fold metallo-hydrolase has protein sequence MCQEVGHAVQLALSRRGLLKAGAGASVAALSLMLGGAPVTAAAAPAAVDDAAAGFDTRLILLGTAGGPAWFPGSSRHGIASALQVRELTYMIDCGDGAARQLAHALMRASPGAHPFQLLEPLRALFFTHLHSDHVVDYNNLLLQGWTAGIGRRQPLDVLGPGPRGELPPTFQVPGRPRAQPDVVFPDAPTPGTVQMTDGIFRAFATDINDRVRDYLWPDVRTLVNVRDIALPPIAGFVSPNQTPAPTMEPFPVWSDANVRVSATLVEHAPVFPSFAFRFDSEQGSVVFSGDTGPCQNLVRLARNADVLVHEVIDAAWVDALFPPPLDATTEALKHHLLSAHTSIEDAGRIAEQAGARTLVLSHVIPHNVGDDRLRGASRHYSGRLVPGHDLAAIGIGRRRAA, from the coding sequence ATGTGCCAGGAAGTGGGTCATGCGGTGCAGCTGGCGCTGTCGCGGCGCGGTCTGCTCAAGGCCGGTGCCGGGGCCAGCGTGGCGGCCTTGTCGCTGATGCTGGGCGGCGCGCCGGTGACGGCTGCGGCGGCCCCGGCGGCCGTGGACGATGCGGCGGCGGGTTTCGATACGCGCCTGATCCTGCTGGGCACGGCCGGTGGGCCGGCCTGGTTCCCGGGCAGCAGCCGGCACGGCATCGCCTCCGCGCTGCAGGTACGCGAGCTGACCTACATGATCGATTGCGGCGACGGCGCGGCGCGCCAGCTCGCGCACGCGCTGATGCGCGCCAGCCCGGGGGCGCACCCGTTCCAGTTGCTGGAACCGCTGCGGGCGCTGTTCTTCACGCACCTGCATTCCGACCACGTGGTCGATTACAACAATCTGCTGCTGCAGGGCTGGACGGCCGGCATTGGCCGGCGCCAGCCGCTGGACGTGCTGGGCCCCGGCCCGCGGGGCGAACTGCCGCCCACGTTCCAGGTGCCCGGGCGGCCGCGCGCGCAGCCGGACGTTGTATTTCCCGACGCGCCGACGCCCGGCACGGTGCAGATGACCGACGGCATCTTTCGGGCCTTTGCGACCGACATCAACGACCGGGTGCGCGACTACCTGTGGCCGGATGTGCGCACGCTGGTGAACGTCAGGGACATCGCGCTGCCGCCGATTGCCGGCTTCGTCAGTCCGAATCAGACCCCCGCGCCGACCATGGAACCGTTCCCGGTGTGGTCGGACGCCAACGTGCGGGTGAGCGCGACGCTGGTCGAGCATGCGCCGGTGTTTCCGTCGTTCGCGTTCCGCTTCGACAGCGAGCAGGGCTCGGTGGTGTTCTCGGGCGATACCGGCCCGTGCCAGAACCTGGTGCGCCTGGCGCGCAACGCCGACGTGCTGGTGCACGAGGTGATCGACGCCGCCTGGGTGGACGCGCTGTTCCCGCCGCCGCTGGATGCAACCACCGAGGCGCTCAAGCACCACCTCCTGTCCGCGCACACGTCGATCGAGGACGCCGGCCGCATCGCCGAGCAGGCGGGCGCCAGGACGCTGGTGCTCAGCCACGTCATCCCGCACAACGTGGGCGACGATCGCCTGCGCGGGGCAAGCCGTCATTACTCCGGCCGGCTGGTGCCGGGGCACGATCTGGCGGCCATCGGAATAGGCCGCCGGCGGGCGGCCTGA
- a CDS encoding NfeD family protein, with protein sequence MLYWHWLALGMALLMAELFMASFFVFWFGLGALLVGAVVWLDPNLDPALQLLGWSVSSGLMTLLWFRYLRPLMKDRTQAGNARAAVIGEAGRVLRPPHGDKRGRVRFTTPLLGDDEWEFICDGPVATGDRVYVKDFSGNTLIVEKRD encoded by the coding sequence ATGCTCTACTGGCACTGGCTCGCGCTGGGGATGGCCTTGCTGATGGCCGAGCTGTTCATGGCCAGCTTTTTCGTGTTCTGGTTCGGCCTGGGCGCCCTGCTGGTGGGCGCCGTGGTGTGGCTGGACCCGAACCTCGATCCGGCCCTGCAGTTGCTGGGCTGGAGCGTTTCATCCGGCCTGATGACCCTGCTGTGGTTTCGTTATCTGCGCCCGCTGATGAAGGACCGCACCCAGGCCGGCAACGCGCGGGCGGCGGTCATCGGCGAAGCTGGCCGCGTGCTGCGCCCACCGCACGGCGACAAGCGCGGTAGGGTGCGCTTCACCACCCCGCTGCTGGGCGACGACGAGTGGGAATTCATCTGTGACGGCCCGGTCGCTACCGGCGACCGTGTGTACGTGAAGGATTTTTCCGGCAACACGCTGATCGTCGAGAAGCGCGACTGA
- a CDS encoding SPFH domain-containing protein, whose protein sequence is MPGITLAFILFALVVVTIGLGVRIVPQGSKHVVQRLGKYQSTLSPGLNLIIPYIDTVSYKVTTKDIVMDIPSQEVITRDNAVIIANALAYINIVAPEKAVYGVENYIFAIQSLVQTSLRSIVGEMDLDDALSSREMIKAKLKAAISDDIADWGITLKTVEIQDIKPSPTMQHAMEEQAAAERARRATVTRAEGDKSAAILQADGRLEASRRDAEAQVVLAEASQTAIRKVAEATQTGELPVVYLLGEKYIEAMRGLANSQNSKLVILPADLPAAVRGLIGSLKG, encoded by the coding sequence ATGCCTGGCATTACCTTGGCCTTTATCCTGTTTGCCCTGGTGGTGGTCACCATCGGCCTTGGCGTGCGCATCGTGCCGCAGGGCAGCAAGCACGTGGTGCAGCGCCTGGGCAAATACCAGAGCACGCTCAGCCCGGGCCTGAACCTGATCATCCCGTACATCGACACGGTGTCCTACAAGGTCACCACCAAGGACATCGTGATGGACATTCCCTCGCAGGAAGTCATCACGCGTGACAACGCCGTGATCATTGCCAACGCGCTGGCCTACATCAACATCGTGGCGCCCGAAAAGGCCGTCTACGGCGTCGAGAACTACATCTTCGCCATCCAGAGTCTGGTGCAGACCTCGTTACGCTCGATCGTCGGCGAGATGGACCTGGACGACGCCCTGTCGTCGCGCGAGATGATCAAGGCCAAGCTGAAGGCCGCCATCTCGGACGACATCGCCGATTGGGGCATCACCCTCAAGACGGTCGAAATCCAGGACATCAAGCCCTCGCCGACCATGCAGCACGCCATGGAGGAACAGGCCGCTGCCGAGCGCGCGCGGCGCGCCACCGTGACCCGCGCCGAGGGCGACAAGAGTGCCGCCATCCTGCAGGCCGACGGCCGGCTGGAGGCCTCGCGGCGCGACGCCGAAGCGCAGGTGGTGCTGGCCGAAGCCAGCCAGACCGCCATCCGCAAGGTGGCCGAAGCCACCCAGACCGGCGAGCTGCCGGTGGTCTACCTGCTCGGCGAGAAGTACATCGAGGCCATGCGCGGCCTGGCCAACAGCCAGAACAGCAAGCTGGTGATCCTGCCGGCCGACCTGCCGGCGGCGGTGCGCGGCCTGATTGGAAGCCTGAAGGGCTAA
- a CDS encoding CopG family ribbon-helix-helix protein: MSTTTTIRLSDELKQRIRLAAERSGTTTHGFILQAIVEKTEQEALRQDFNETANQRYADIVASGETIPWQEMRRYLEQSVEGKRPARPAARKLAP; encoded by the coding sequence ATGTCCACCACGACGACCATTCGCCTCTCGGATGAACTCAAACAGCGTATCCGTCTGGCGGCGGAACGCTCGGGCACCACAACCCACGGCTTCATCCTGCAAGCCATTGTGGAGAAAACCGAACAGGAAGCCTTGCGGCAGGATTTCAACGAGACCGCAAACCAGCGGTATGCGGACATCGTGGCGTCCGGCGAGACCATCCCATGGCAGGAAATGCGGCGCTATCTTGAGCAAAGTGTGGAGGGCAAGCGCCCCGCACGGCCGGCGGCGCGCAAGCTGGCGCCCTGA
- a CDS encoding type II toxin-antitoxin system RelE/ParE family toxin: MSRIELAPKIADDFDRILAHLAEYDAVDAPSRLQDIIAAIDVLERNPLIGRPDTAGNRELVIGHGARGYVALYRYAAAIDTVFILAVRSQREAGYARP, encoded by the coding sequence GTGTCCCGTATCGAACTGGCTCCCAAGATTGCGGATGACTTTGACCGGATCCTGGCCCACCTGGCCGAGTACGACGCAGTGGACGCCCCGTCGCGGTTGCAGGACATCATCGCGGCAATCGACGTGCTGGAACGCAATCCCCTGATCGGCCGTCCGGACACCGCGGGCAATCGCGAGTTGGTAATCGGGCACGGTGCGCGCGGGTATGTGGCGCTGTATCGCTATGCCGCGGCGATTGATACGGTTTTCATCCTGGCCGTGCGCAGTCAACGGGAGGCCGGTTATGCACGGCCGTAG
- a CDS encoding DEAD/DEAH box helicase yields MSTEPAAEPTFADLDLPPALLQAVTDLGYETPSPIQARIIPHLLAGRDVLGQAQTGTGKTAAFALPLLARIDPTKNTTQVLVLAPTRELALQVAEAFGRYGAHLPGIRVMAIYGGQGYREQLQGLRRGAHVVVGTPGRVMDHMTRGSLDLSGLSALVLDEADEMLRMGFIDDVEFVLSESPSTRQLALFSATLPAPIKRIAQKHLNDPQEVSIKVRTTTAETINQRYWSVGGGVPKREALTRILETTPHEGVLIFVRTKIETQELADYLNAQGFAAAPLSGDIVQSQREHTVNRLKSGQLDLVVATDVAARGLDVERISHVINYDIPYDTEAYVHRIGRTGRAGRSGEAILFVAPREARMLQAIERATRQRIEEMPLPGVEAVNQRRIGRFMGRIDEALANAENADTVALFKRLLGDYVQEKSVEPIDIAAALAAVVQGSEPLLLAPERPQPKAFKPRAEGPARERTRDSAPGERRPARGAPAPDEHLESYRVEVGSSHGVKPSNLVGAIANEIGLDSKFIGRIEIYDHHSTVDLPQGLPKDLMAILKRTRVAGQPLAISRVADGAPIANPYQRPRPFRGPAPEGAPRPFKPRPAGDKTFKPKAKTGYPKRKPGDGPAR; encoded by the coding sequence ATGAGCACCGAACCGGCCGCCGAGCCGACCTTTGCCGATCTGGACCTGCCGCCCGCCCTGCTGCAGGCGGTGACCGATCTTGGCTACGAAACGCCGTCGCCGATCCAGGCGCGCATCATTCCGCACCTGCTGGCCGGCCGCGACGTGCTCGGCCAGGCGCAGACCGGCACCGGCAAGACGGCGGCCTTCGCCCTGCCGTTGCTGGCCAGGATCGACCCGACCAAAAACACCACGCAGGTGCTGGTGCTGGCGCCCACGCGCGAGCTGGCGCTGCAGGTGGCCGAGGCCTTCGGCCGCTATGGCGCGCACCTGCCGGGCATCCGGGTGATGGCCATCTACGGCGGCCAGGGCTACCGCGAACAGCTGCAGGGCCTGCGCCGTGGCGCGCACGTGGTGGTCGGCACGCCGGGGCGCGTGATGGACCACATGACCCGCGGCTCGCTGGATCTGTCGGGCCTGTCGGCGCTGGTGCTGGACGAAGCCGATGAAATGCTGCGCATGGGCTTCATCGACGACGTCGAATTCGTCCTGTCCGAGTCACCGAGCACGCGCCAGCTGGCGCTGTTCTCGGCCACGCTGCCGGCGCCCATCAAGCGCATCGCCCAGAAGCACCTGAATGACCCGCAGGAGGTGTCGATCAAGGTCCGCACCACCACCGCCGAGACCATCAATCAGCGCTACTGGAGCGTCGGCGGCGGCGTGCCCAAGCGCGAGGCCCTGACGCGCATCCTGGAGACCACGCCGCACGAGGGCGTGCTGATCTTCGTGCGCACCAAGATCGAAACCCAGGAACTGGCCGATTATCTGAACGCCCAGGGCTTTGCTGCCGCGCCGCTGTCCGGCGACATTGTCCAGTCGCAGCGCGAACACACCGTAAACCGCCTCAAATCCGGCCAGCTCGACCTGGTAGTCGCCACCGACGTGGCCGCCCGCGGCCTGGACGTGGAGCGCATCAGCCACGTCATCAACTACGACATCCCCTACGACACGGAAGCCTACGTGCACCGCATCGGCCGCACCGGCCGCGCGGGACGCAGCGGCGAGGCGATCCTTTTCGTGGCCCCGCGCGAGGCGCGCATGCTGCAGGCCATCGAGCGCGCCACCCGCCAGCGCATCGAGGAAATGCCCCTGCCGGGCGTCGAGGCCGTCAACCAGCGCCGCATCGGGCGCTTCATGGGCCGCATCGACGAGGCCCTGGCAAACGCCGAGAACGCCGACACCGTGGCCCTGTTCAAACGCCTGCTGGGCGACTACGTGCAGGAAAAATCCGTCGAGCCGATCGACATCGCCGCCGCCCTGGCCGCGGTGGTGCAGGGCTCGGAACCCCTGCTGCTGGCGCCAGAACGCCCGCAACCGAAGGCCTTCAAGCCGCGTGCGGAAGGCCCGGCGCGCGAGCGCACGCGCGACAGCGCCCCCGGCGAGCGCCGGCCGGCGCGCGGCGCCCCGGCCCCCGACGAGCACCTGGAGTCGTACCGGGTGGAGGTCGGCAGCAGCCACGGCGTGAAGCCGTCGAACCTGGTCGGCGCCATCGCCAACGAGATTGGCCTCGACAGCAAGTTCATCGGCCGCATCGAAATCTACGACCACCACAGCACGGTCGACCTGCCGCAAGGGCTGCCGAAGGACCTGATGGCGATCCTGAAGCGCACGCGCGTGGCCGGTCAGCCGCTGGCCATCAGCCGCGTCGCCGACGGCGCGCCGATTGCCAATCCCTACCAGCGCCCGCGCCCGTTTCGCGGCCCGGCACCGGAAGGCGCCCCGCGACCGTTCAAGCCGCGGCCCGCCGGCGACAAGACCTTCAAGCCGAAGGCCAAGACCGGGTATCCGAAGCGCAAGCCGGGGGATGGGCCGGCTCGATAG
- a CDS encoding peptide chain release factor 3 yields the protein MTELTPEVARRRTFAIISHPDAGKTTLTEKLLLYGGAIQMAGTVKARKAARHATSDWMALEKERGISVTSSVMQFPYRDCVMNLLDTPGHADFSEDTYRTLTAVDSCLMVIDAARGVEERTIKLMEVCRLRDTPIITFVNKLDREGREPVELLDEIESVLGIACAPVSWPIGMGQRLKGIVDLITGQVRLFVGARHGERAEAGALLDGLDDPRLLEHLDAQDLAALRDEIELVQGASASFDLDAYRAGRQTPVFFGSAIHNFGVQELLDAVVSYAPSPGAQTAVEREVQPDEPAFTGFVFKIQANMDPAHRDRVAFFRVCSGAYERGIRVKHVRIGREQQLANAITFMAGEREGAERAVAGDILGIHNHGTVRIGDTFTQGESLRYTGIPDFAPELFRRAQLRDPLRSKALLKGLEQLSEEGATQLFRPLTSNDLILGAVGVLQFEVAAYRLKHEYGVEATFEPVNVVTCRWVHGDDPKKLDEFQRRAEANLALDGNGELVYLAPTRVNLNLTEERWPDLRFLATREH from the coding sequence ATGACCGAACTGACCCCCGAAGTCGCCCGGCGGCGCACCTTCGCCATCATCTCGCACCCGGATGCCGGCAAGACCACGCTGACCGAAAAGCTGTTGCTGTACGGCGGCGCCATCCAGATGGCCGGCACCGTCAAGGCGCGCAAGGCCGCCCGGCACGCCACCTCGGACTGGATGGCGCTCGAAAAGGAACGCGGCATCTCCGTGACATCGTCGGTGATGCAGTTCCCGTACCGGGACTGCGTCATGAACCTGCTGGACACGCCCGGCCACGCCGATTTCTCGGAAGACACCTACCGCACGCTGACGGCGGTCGACTCCTGCCTGATGGTGATCGACGCCGCCCGCGGCGTGGAGGAACGCACCATCAAGCTGATGGAGGTGTGCCGCCTGCGCGACACGCCGATCATCACCTTCGTGAACAAGCTCGACCGTGAGGGCCGCGAGCCGGTCGAGCTGCTCGACGAGATCGAGTCGGTGCTGGGCATCGCCTGCGCGCCGGTGAGCTGGCCGATCGGCATGGGCCAGCGCCTGAAAGGCATCGTCGACCTGATCACCGGCCAGGTGCGCCTGTTCGTCGGTGCCCGGCACGGCGAGCGGGCCGAGGCCGGCGCGCTGCTGGACGGCCTGGACGACCCGCGGCTGCTGGAGCACCTGGACGCCCAGGACCTGGCCGCGCTGCGCGACGAGATCGAGCTGGTGCAGGGCGCCAGCGCCAGTTTCGACCTCGACGCCTACCGCGCCGGCCGGCAGACGCCGGTGTTTTTCGGTTCCGCCATCCACAACTTCGGCGTGCAGGAGCTGCTGGACGCGGTGGTGAGCTACGCGCCCTCGCCGGGCGCACAGACAGCAGTCGAGCGCGAAGTGCAGCCCGACGAGCCGGCCTTCACCGGCTTCGTGTTCAAGATCCAGGCGAACATGGACCCGGCGCACCGCGACCGGGTGGCGTTCTTTCGCGTCTGCTCGGGCGCCTACGAGCGCGGCATCCGCGTCAAACACGTGCGCATCGGCCGCGAGCAGCAGCTGGCCAACGCCATCACCTTCATGGCCGGCGAGCGCGAAGGCGCCGAGCGGGCCGTGGCCGGCGACATTCTGGGCATCCACAACCACGGCACGGTGCGCATCGGCGACACCTTCACCCAGGGCGAGAGCCTGCGCTACACCGGCATCCCGGACTTCGCGCCGGAGCTGTTCCGCCGCGCGCAGCTGCGCGACCCGCTGCGCAGCAAGGCGCTGCTCAAGGGTCTGGAACAGCTGTCGGAGGAGGGCGCCACGCAGCTGTTCCGGCCGCTTACAAGTAACGACCTGATCCTGGGCGCGGTCGGCGTGCTGCAGTTCGAAGTGGCGGCTTATCGCCTGAAGCACGAGTACGGCGTCGAGGCGACCTTCGAGCCGGTCAACGTCGTCACCTGCCGCTGGGTGCACGGCGACGATCCGAAAAAGCTCGACGAATTCCAGCGCCGGGCCGAGGCCAACCTGGCCCTCGACGGCAACGGCGAGCTGGTCTACCTGGCGCCGACCCGCGTCAACCTGAACCTCACCGAAGAGCGCTGGCCGGACCTGCGTTTCCTGGCCACGCGCGAGCATTGA
- the rimI gene encoding ribosomal protein S18-alanine N-acetyltransferase, protein MMAARLPDPDTHGVIAVRAMAVADVPAVAAIEKQAYPAVQAWSEGIFRDCLRVGYLCQVLEVDAELAGYGILSIAAGEAHLLNVCVAPGRQGRGLGRRLVEHFLDLADRYKAHTVYLEVRPSNTPARALYKSLGFRRIGVRKSYYPAAPGEPREDAIQLARDIA, encoded by the coding sequence CTGATGGCCGCGCGCCTGCCCGACCCGGACACGCACGGCGTCATCGCGGTGCGGGCCATGGCGGTCGCCGACGTGCCGGCCGTGGCGGCCATCGAAAAACAGGCCTATCCGGCGGTTCAGGCGTGGTCGGAGGGCATCTTTCGCGACTGCCTGCGCGTCGGTTACCTGTGTCAGGTGCTGGAAGTCGACGCCGAGCTGGCGGGCTACGGCATCCTGTCGATCGCCGCCGGCGAGGCGCACCTGCTGAACGTGTGCGTGGCGCCGGGACGGCAGGGGCGGGGACTTGGCCGCCGGCTGGTGGAACATTTCCTGGATCTGGCCGACCGCTACAAGGCGCACACGGTGTACCTGGAAGTGCGCCCGTCGAACACGCCGGCGCGGGCGCTTTACAAGTCGTTAGGGTTCCGGCGCATCGGCGTGCGAAAATCCTACTACCCGGCAGCGCCCGGCGAGCCGCGCGAAGACGCCATCCAGCTCGCCCGGGACATTGCCTGA